A single Streptomyces mirabilis DNA region contains:
- a CDS encoding ABC transporter ATP-binding protein gives MTVTTLEKAAGAKAATVEFRGLRREFGPTVALDGLDLTVRPGELLALLGPSGCGKTTALRMLAGFEHPDSGEVLVDGEDVTRVPAHRRDAGMVFQSYSLFPHLSALDNVAFGLRMRKVRTAERRSRAAELLDLVGLADKGERFPHQLSGGQQQRIALARALALRPRVLLLDEPLSALDAKVRLTLREEIRRLQQELGITTLFVTHDQEEALSMADRVAVMRAGRLEQCAAPAELYGRPATAFVAEFVGTMSRIPGRLDSGVAEVLGQRLPVDGDAPAATEIDVLVRPEAVRVRADDAGTARVVATAFLGAATRVTVRLPDATEVKADLPTHEAAGLGSGAAVTVSLPERPVLVAERSH, from the coding sequence ATGACCGTCACCACGCTTGAGAAGGCCGCCGGCGCCAAGGCCGCCACCGTTGAATTCCGGGGCCTGCGGCGGGAGTTCGGCCCGACCGTCGCCCTCGACGGCCTCGATCTGACCGTCCGGCCCGGCGAACTCCTCGCGCTGCTCGGCCCCTCCGGTTGCGGCAAGACCACCGCGCTGCGCATGCTCGCCGGGTTCGAACACCCCGACTCCGGCGAGGTGCTGGTCGACGGCGAGGACGTCACCCGGGTCCCGGCCCACCGCCGCGACGCGGGGATGGTCTTCCAGTCGTACAGCCTCTTCCCGCACCTCAGTGCCCTCGACAACGTGGCCTTCGGGCTGCGGATGCGCAAGGTGCGTACCGCCGAACGGCGTTCCCGCGCGGCCGAGTTGCTCGACCTCGTGGGACTCGCCGACAAGGGCGAGCGGTTCCCGCACCAGCTTTCCGGCGGCCAGCAGCAGCGCATCGCACTGGCCCGCGCACTCGCCCTGCGTCCGCGCGTGCTGCTGCTCGACGAGCCCCTCTCCGCCCTGGACGCCAAGGTGCGGCTCACCCTGCGCGAGGAGATCCGCCGGCTTCAGCAGGAACTCGGCATCACCACGCTGTTCGTGACACACGATCAGGAAGAGGCGCTGTCCATGGCGGACCGCGTCGCCGTGATGCGGGCCGGGCGGCTCGAACAGTGTGCCGCGCCCGCCGAGCTGTACGGGCGGCCCGCGACCGCCTTCGTCGCCGAGTTCGTCGGCACGATGAGCCGGATTCCGGGACGGCTGGACTCCGGCGTGGCCGAGGTGCTCGGACAGCGGCTGCCGGTCGACGGGGACGCGCCCGCCGCGACGGAGATCGACGTGCTCGTACGGCCCGAGGCGGTGCGGGTACGGGCCGACGACGCCGGGACCGCCCGTGTCGTCGCCACCGCCTTCCTCGGTGCCGCAACCCGCGTCACCGTCCGGCTCCCGGACGCCACCGAGGTCAAGGCCGACCTGCCCACGCACGAGGCCGCCGGGCTCGGCTCGGGCGCCGCCGTGACCGTGAGCCTGCCGGAGCGGCCGGTGCTGGTCGCCGAGCGCTCGCATTAA
- a CDS encoding HAD-IA family hydrolase yields the protein MTLRTTSRRLPLQAVLFDMDGTLVDTERLWWEAVEQVADGLGRRLTGADQPEVLGRPVEYTAAWLGQVTGAEAREIATELHREFAHRVRTGIVPRPGALRLLGELVREGVPTALVTASPRAVADTVLAALGAEHFAVSVTADDTEHTKPAPDPYLAACRALGVDPAACVAVEDTETGVASAEAAGCAVLAVPSLAPIDSVPGRTVLTSLEEVTPARLRAMVAPRELRVMSWNLWYGGTKVDDHREKQLKVIAETGADVVGLQETYGTSAQELAEALGWHHHRAGENLGVISRYPITARHGDPDVGFYGGTGVRVRLDGGQEVDVWSAHLDYTPYGPYEARFDGLPAAELIAHEGVRLEQMREILRRISESATEAVPVVLVGDFNAPSHLDRPDVEWPVTRAAEEAGLRDSYREAHPDPVREPGHTWSPVHVEHEDGSGRPEPQDRIDFVLHRGLTVLDSRALVTGTPRPWPDVAGNDWPSDHAAVVTTFAVPRADPSDASEPADRPGTSAH from the coding sequence GTGACCCTCCGCACCACCTCCCGCCGACTCCCCCTCCAGGCAGTCCTGTTCGACATGGACGGCACGCTCGTGGACACCGAGCGACTGTGGTGGGAGGCGGTGGAGCAGGTGGCCGACGGGCTCGGACGCCGGCTGACCGGGGCCGACCAGCCGGAGGTGCTCGGCCGGCCCGTCGAGTACACCGCCGCCTGGCTGGGCCAGGTCACGGGCGCCGAGGCGCGGGAGATCGCCACCGAACTGCACCGGGAGTTCGCGCACCGGGTCCGCACCGGCATCGTGCCCCGCCCGGGCGCGCTGCGGCTCCTCGGTGAACTGGTCCGCGAGGGTGTCCCCACCGCCCTCGTGACCGCGTCGCCGCGCGCCGTCGCCGACACCGTCCTCGCGGCCCTCGGCGCCGAGCACTTCGCGGTCTCCGTCACGGCCGACGACACCGAGCACACCAAGCCCGCCCCCGACCCCTACCTCGCCGCCTGCCGTGCCCTCGGTGTCGACCCCGCCGCGTGCGTGGCCGTGGAGGACACCGAGACGGGTGTGGCGTCCGCCGAGGCCGCGGGGTGTGCCGTGCTCGCCGTGCCCTCGCTCGCGCCGATCGACTCCGTACCCGGACGCACCGTACTGACCAGCCTGGAGGAGGTGACCCCGGCCCGGCTGCGCGCCATGGTCGCGCCCCGCGAGCTGCGGGTGATGAGCTGGAACCTCTGGTACGGCGGGACGAAGGTCGACGACCACCGCGAGAAGCAGCTCAAGGTCATCGCCGAGACCGGCGCGGACGTGGTCGGCCTCCAGGAGACCTACGGCACCTCGGCACAGGAACTCGCCGAGGCGCTCGGCTGGCACCACCACCGGGCCGGCGAGAACCTCGGCGTCATCAGCCGCTACCCGATCACCGCCCGTCACGGCGACCCGGACGTCGGCTTCTACGGCGGCACCGGAGTGCGCGTCCGGCTGGACGGCGGCCAGGAGGTGGACGTCTGGAGCGCCCACCTCGACTACACGCCGTACGGCCCCTACGAGGCCCGCTTCGACGGGCTCCCGGCGGCCGAACTCATCGCTCACGAGGGCGTCCGGCTGGAGCAGATGCGGGAGATCCTGCGGCGCATCTCCGAGTCCGCCACCGAGGCGGTCCCCGTGGTCCTGGTCGGTGACTTCAACGCGCCCTCGCACCTGGACCGGCCGGACGTCGAGTGGCCCGTGACCAGGGCCGCCGAGGAGGCCGGCCTGCGCGACTCCTACCGCGAGGCCCACCCCGACCCCGTGCGGGAGCCCGGACACACCTGGTCGCCGGTCCACGTGGAGCACGAGGACGGCAGCGGACGGCCCGAGCCGCAGGACCGGATCGACTTCGTGCTGCACCGGGGGCTGACCGTGCTCGACTCCCGGGCGCTCGTCACCGGCACGCCGCGACCCTGGCCCGACGTCGCCGGCAACGACTGGCCCTCGGACCACGCCGCGGTCGTGACCACCTTCGCCGTGCCCCGCGCCGACCCCTCCGACGCCTCCGAACCCGCCGACCGGCCGGGCACGTCCGCGCACTGA
- a CDS encoding nitrate- and nitrite sensing domain-containing protein: MRWSFGRPTTVRTRIVALALAPVVALMVLWSFAMVSVTGELRALVRVQGVYDDFGTPVDTAVGQIQIERRLAAAYLGADHGTAAALDLMEQQRRTDRAVTAMRTAIRDGDRGRLSVRQRQVLDAVLRSFDGLEGLRERVLSRAISWDRAVTEYGALVEPGFDVQSALTALQAGQLAREAQVVIELVRVREFVSREDALVAGARAAGSLTDRQYDTLTATIEDRRVFERTYVPDLPADSRGLFEEFQRGSLYRELTRGEDALLRAGARDAGEAVAAGSWRTTTDRAVKRYMQLCTRSAVNSAERGRAFAYRELAKAATVGVLGLAAVGLSLWFAVRGARRISRRLETLRDAADLLTARQLPDVMRRLSAGEDVDAATEAPPLADGEAGADEIGQVGRSFNTARLAAVEAAVKQATLRRGLFAVLLNIARRNQALVHRQLKLVDTLERRTDDPDVLDDLFRIDHLTTRMRRHAESLIILSGAAPGRRWRRPVPVGRVVASAVSEIEEYARVVVPPMPEVGVAADAVADVVHLIAELVENATVFSPPQTQVTLRTGRAGSGFVLEIDDRGLGLEPEQIEEAHRTLTTPDEFDPTRHDRLGLYVVGRLAARHGIEVTLCRSPYGGTTAVVLLPEAVLAPVDPERPEPAADTDRRTLPSRTSRTSESSRTSESSRTSEGSRKGTAVLEEQREAPERHADRVPQSAPAASPPALPTRVRQTSLAPELRTERPAADEPPEREVTAEEVRAVFGAFQRGLDRGRKGLPTGPGSERRTDTEEGTDADDAP, encoded by the coding sequence ATGCGCTGGTCCTTCGGCCGTCCCACCACGGTCCGTACGCGCATCGTGGCGCTCGCGCTCGCACCGGTGGTCGCCCTCATGGTGCTGTGGAGCTTCGCCATGGTGTCCGTCACCGGCGAACTGCGCGCGCTCGTCCGGGTCCAGGGGGTGTACGACGACTTCGGGACGCCCGTCGACACGGCGGTCGGCCAGATCCAGATCGAACGGCGGCTCGCGGCCGCCTACCTGGGCGCGGACCACGGCACGGCGGCGGCCCTCGACCTGATGGAGCAGCAGCGCCGCACCGACCGCGCCGTGACCGCCATGCGCACGGCGATCCGGGACGGCGACCGCGGGCGGCTCTCGGTAAGACAGCGGCAGGTGCTCGACGCCGTGCTGCGCTCCTTCGACGGGCTGGAGGGGCTGCGGGAGCGGGTGCTGTCCCGCGCCATCAGCTGGGACCGGGCGGTCACCGAGTACGGCGCCCTCGTGGAGCCGGGCTTCGACGTCCAGTCCGCCCTCACCGCGCTGCAGGCCGGACAGCTGGCGCGCGAGGCACAGGTCGTCATCGAGCTGGTGCGGGTGAGGGAGTTCGTCTCGCGGGAGGACGCCCTCGTCGCCGGGGCGCGGGCCGCCGGATCGCTCACCGACCGCCAGTACGACACGCTCACCGCGACGATCGAGGACCGCCGGGTCTTCGAGCGGACGTACGTGCCCGACCTCCCCGCCGACTCGCGCGGCCTCTTCGAGGAGTTCCAGCGCGGCTCCCTGTACCGGGAGTTGACCCGAGGCGAGGACGCCCTGCTGCGGGCCGGCGCGCGGGATGCGGGGGAGGCCGTCGCGGCCGGCTCCTGGCGCACCACCACCGACCGGGCCGTCAAGCGGTACATGCAGCTGTGCACGCGGTCGGCCGTCAACTCCGCAGAGCGCGGACGGGCCTTCGCCTACCGGGAGCTGGCCAAGGCGGCGACCGTCGGTGTACTCGGACTCGCGGCCGTGGGACTGTCCCTGTGGTTCGCCGTGCGCGGAGCCCGGCGCATCTCGCGCCGTCTGGAGACCCTCCGGGACGCCGCCGACCTCCTCACCGCACGCCAACTGCCCGACGTGATGCGACGGTTGAGCGCGGGCGAGGACGTGGACGCCGCCACCGAGGCCCCACCCCTGGCCGATGGGGAGGCGGGAGCCGACGAGATCGGCCAGGTCGGCCGGTCCTTCAACACCGCCCGCCTCGCGGCCGTCGAGGCGGCCGTCAAGCAGGCCACCCTGCGCCGCGGGCTGTTCGCGGTGCTCCTCAACATCGCCCGCCGCAACCAGGCCCTCGTCCACCGCCAGCTCAAACTGGTCGACACGCTGGAGCGGCGCACCGACGACCCGGACGTCCTGGACGACCTGTTCCGGATCGACCACCTCACCACCCGGATGCGACGCCACGCGGAGAGCCTGATCATCCTCTCCGGCGCGGCGCCCGGCCGCAGATGGCGCCGGCCCGTGCCCGTCGGCCGCGTGGTGGCCTCCGCGGTGAGCGAGATCGAGGAGTACGCGCGCGTCGTGGTCCCGCCGATGCCGGAGGTGGGCGTAGCGGCGGACGCCGTCGCCGACGTCGTCCATCTGATCGCCGAACTCGTCGAGAACGCCACCGTGTTCTCACCGCCCCAGACGCAGGTCACCCTGCGCACGGGCCGGGCCGGGAGCGGGTTCGTCCTGGAGATCGACGACCGGGGCCTCGGTCTCGAACCCGAACAGATCGAGGAGGCCCACCGCACCCTCACCACGCCGGACGAATTCGACCCGACCCGGCACGACCGGCTCGGGCTGTACGTGGTGGGGCGGCTCGCCGCACGGCACGGCATCGAGGTCACGCTGTGCCGGTCGCCGTACGGCGGTACGACGGCGGTGGTGCTGCTGCCGGAGGCGGTCCTCGCGCCGGTCGACCCCGAGCGGCCGGAGCCGGCCGCGGACACGGACCGGCGGACGCTGCCGTCCCGGACCTCCCGGACCTCCGAGAGCTCCCGGACCTCCGAGAGCTCCCGGACCTCCGAGGGCTCCCGGAAGGGCACCGCGGTCCTCGAGGAACAGAGGGAGGCACCTGAGCGGCACGCGGACCGCGTACCGCAGAGCGCTCCCGCCGCGAGCCCGCCCGCGCTGCCCACCCGCGTCCGGCAGACCTCCCTCGCCCCCGAACTGCGCACCGAGCGCCCGGCCGCCGACGAGCCGCCGGAGCGCGAGGTCACCGCCGAGGAGGTCCGCGCGGTCTTCGGTGCCTTCCAGCGCGGCCTCGACCGCGGCCGCAAGGGCCTGCCCACCGGGCCAGGATCCGAGCGGCGAACCGACACCGAGGAAGGGACGGACGCCGACGATGCTCCGTGA
- a CDS encoding roadblock/LC7 domain-containing protein gives MLRDQTPEPVDRASEPPGSTPEPPGTDLGWLLDDLVARTDHVRQAVLLTADGLPLSCSDGMRRRDIEHLAAVCSGFHSLARSAGERFAAGEVRQTMVMLDDAYLFITPAGDGSRLAVLSEVQTDVGQLAHEMALLVRRVGRHMAAAVRSAADPAGP, from the coding sequence ATGCTCCGTGACCAGACCCCCGAGCCCGTCGACCGGGCCTCCGAGCCCCCGGGCAGCACCCCCGAACCGCCCGGCACGGACCTCGGCTGGCTGCTCGACGACCTCGTGGCCAGAACCGACCACGTCCGCCAGGCCGTGCTCCTCACCGCCGACGGCCTCCCGCTGAGCTGCTCGGACGGCATGCGCCGACGGGACATCGAGCACCTCGCCGCCGTCTGCTCCGGCTTCCACAGCCTGGCCCGCTCGGCCGGCGAACGCTTCGCCGCGGGGGAGGTGCGCCAGACCATGGTGATGCTCGACGACGCCTACCTCTTCATCACCCCGGCGGGCGACGGCAGCCGACTGGCCGTCCTGAGCGAGGTGCAGACGGACGTCGGACAGCTCGCCCACGAGATGGCGCTGCTGGTCCGCCGCGTCGGCCGCCACATGGCCGCCGCCGTACGGTCGGCCGCCGACCCCGCGGGCCCCTGA
- a CDS encoding DUF742 domain-containing protein, producing MTDDHWYEDETGSMVRPYTVTRGRTRPSDQHTIDLMSRVTALRTDEGRPGVDHAGAALLALVRHGPRPVVELAADADLPLTVVRVLLGDLAEAGLVRIDAPRRPDQGGPAADPELLREIVERLRAL from the coding sequence GTGACCGACGACCACTGGTACGAGGACGAGACCGGGTCGATGGTGCGGCCCTACACCGTGACACGGGGCCGGACCCGGCCCTCGGACCAGCACACGATCGATCTGATGTCGCGGGTCACCGCCCTGAGGACGGACGAGGGCCGGCCGGGGGTCGACCACGCCGGCGCCGCCCTGCTCGCCCTCGTGCGCCACGGACCCCGGCCGGTCGTCGAGCTCGCCGCCGACGCCGACCTGCCCCTGACCGTCGTACGCGTGCTGCTCGGCGATCTGGCCGAGGCCGGTCTCGTACGCATCGACGCGCCGCGGCGGCCGGATCAGGGCGGCCCGGCGGCCGACCCCGAGCTGCTGCGCGAGATCGTGGAGCGACTGCGCGCGCTGTGA
- a CDS encoding carbon-nitrogen hydrolase family protein: MRTALLQSSGRPGSVVENLKVLDEAAGRAAVAGAGLLAAPEMFLTGYAIGDDIARLADPADGPCADAIAEIATRHGVAVVYGYPEREGETVYNSAQLISADGTRLANYRKTHLFGCFERDHFTPGEQPVVQVELNGLRVGLMICYDVEFPENVRAHALAGTDLLVVPTAQMHPFQFVAESVVPVRAFENQMYVAYVNRVGPEGEFEFVGLSTLAGPDGIARTRAGRGEELVLADADPDFLAASREANPYLKDRRPGLYGSLV; encoded by the coding sequence ATGCGCACAGCCCTGCTCCAGAGCTCCGGCCGCCCCGGCTCGGTCGTCGAGAACCTGAAGGTCCTCGACGAGGCCGCGGGCCGTGCCGCCGTTGCCGGTGCCGGGCTCTTGGCGGCGCCGGAGATGTTCCTCACCGGGTACGCGATCGGCGACGACATCGCCCGCCTCGCCGACCCCGCCGACGGCCCCTGCGCGGACGCGATCGCCGAGATCGCCACCCGCCACGGCGTCGCCGTCGTCTACGGCTACCCCGAGCGCGAGGGCGAGACGGTCTACAACTCCGCACAGCTCATCTCCGCCGACGGCACCCGCCTCGCGAACTACCGCAAGACCCACCTCTTCGGCTGCTTCGAGCGCGACCACTTCACGCCCGGCGAGCAGCCCGTCGTCCAGGTTGAGCTGAACGGCCTCCGTGTCGGCCTCATGATCTGCTACGACGTCGAGTTCCCGGAGAACGTCCGGGCCCACGCCCTCGCCGGCACCGACCTCCTCGTCGTGCCGACCGCGCAGATGCACCCCTTCCAGTTCGTCGCCGAGTCCGTCGTCCCGGTGCGCGCCTTCGAGAACCAGATGTACGTCGCGTACGTCAACCGGGTCGGCCCGGAAGGCGAGTTCGAGTTCGTCGGACTGTCCACGCTGGCCGGTCCCGACGGGATCGCCCGCACCCGGGCCGGACGCGGTGAGGAACTCGTCCTCGCCGACGCCGACCCCGACTTCCTCGCGGCCTCGCGCGAGGCGAACCCGTATCTGAAGGACCGCCGCCCCGGCCTCTACGGGTCGCTCGTCTGA
- a CDS encoding flavin monoamine oxidase family protein: protein MTSTVPTAVQHADVQQPPITMFGPDFPYAYDDFLAHPAGLGQIPATEHGTEVAVIGGGLSGIVAAYELMKMGLKPVVYEADQIGGRLRTVGFEGCDPSLTAEMGAMRFPPSSTALQHYIDLVGLETRPFPNPLAESTPSTVVDLKGESHYATTVDDLPQVYRDVMNAWNACLEEGADFSDMNQAMRERDVPRIREIWAKLVEKLDNQTFYGFLCDSDSFKSFRHREIFGQVGFGTGGWDTDFPNSILEILRVVYTEADDHHRGIVGGCQQLPLRLWEREPQKIVHWAYGTSLAKLHDGAPRPAVTRLHRTAGNRITVTDANGDIRTFKAAIFTAQSWMLLSKIACDDSLFPIDHWTAMERTHYMESSKLFVPVDRPFWLDKAVDDRGNPTGRDVMSMTLTDRMTRGTYLLDEGPDKPAVICLSYTWCDDSLKWLPLSANERMEVMLKSLGEIYPKVDIRKHIIGNPVTVSWENEPYFMGAFKANLPGHYRYQRRLFTHFMQDALPEDKRGIFLAGDDISWTAGWAEGAVQTALNAVWGVMHQLGGATDPTNPGPGDVYDEIAPVELPED from the coding sequence ATGACGTCCACGGTGCCCACCGCCGTCCAGCACGCCGACGTGCAGCAGCCGCCGATCACCATGTTCGGCCCGGACTTCCCGTACGCGTACGACGACTTCCTCGCCCACCCGGCGGGCCTCGGCCAGATACCCGCGACCGAGCACGGCACCGAGGTCGCGGTCATCGGCGGCGGCCTGTCCGGCATCGTGGCCGCCTACGAGCTGATGAAGATGGGCCTCAAGCCCGTCGTCTACGAGGCCGACCAGATCGGCGGTCGCCTGCGGACCGTGGGCTTCGAGGGGTGCGACCCGTCGCTCACCGCCGAGATGGGCGCCATGCGCTTCCCGCCCTCCTCCACCGCCCTCCAGCACTACATCGACCTGGTGGGTCTGGAGACCCGGCCGTTCCCCAACCCCCTCGCGGAATCCACGCCCTCGACGGTCGTCGACCTCAAGGGCGAGTCGCACTACGCGACCACCGTCGACGACCTGCCGCAGGTCTACCGCGACGTCATGAACGCCTGGAACGCCTGTCTCGAAGAGGGCGCCGACTTCTCCGACATGAACCAGGCCATGCGTGAGCGCGATGTGCCGCGCATCCGCGAGATCTGGGCGAAGCTCGTCGAGAAGCTCGACAACCAGACCTTCTACGGCTTCCTCTGCGACTCGGACTCCTTCAAGTCCTTCCGGCACCGCGAGATCTTCGGCCAGGTCGGCTTCGGCACGGGCGGCTGGGACACCGACTTCCCGAACTCGATCCTCGAGATCCTGCGCGTCGTCTACACCGAGGCCGACGACCACCACCGCGGTATCGTCGGCGGCTGCCAGCAGCTGCCGTTGCGCCTGTGGGAGCGCGAGCCGCAGAAGATCGTGCACTGGGCCTACGGCACCTCGCTCGCGAAGCTGCACGACGGCGCCCCACGCCCGGCCGTGACCCGGCTGCACCGCACCGCGGGCAACCGGATCACCGTCACCGACGCGAACGGTGACATCCGCACCTTCAAGGCGGCGATCTTCACCGCCCAGTCCTGGATGCTGCTCTCCAAGATCGCCTGCGACGACTCGCTCTTCCCGATCGACCACTGGACGGCGATGGAGCGGACCCACTACATGGAGAGCTCCAAGCTCTTCGTGCCCGTCGACCGGCCCTTCTGGCTGGACAAGGCCGTCGACGACAGGGGAAATCCGACCGGGCGGGACGTCATGTCGATGACGCTCACCGACCGCATGACCCGCGGGACCTACCTCCTGGACGAGGGCCCGGACAAGCCCGCCGTCATCTGCCTCTCGTACACGTGGTGCGACGACAGCCTGAAGTGGCTGCCGCTGTCCGCGAACGAGCGGATGGAGGTCATGCTGAAGTCGCTCGGCGAGATCTACCCGAAGGTCGACATCAGGAAGCACATCATCGGCAATCCGGTGACCGTGTCCTGGGAGAACGAGCCCTACTTCATGGGCGCGTTCAAGGCCAACCTGCCCGGCCACTACCGCTACCAGCGCCGCCTGTTCACGCACTTCATGCAGGACGCGCTGCCCGAGGACAAGCGGGGCATCTTCCTCGCCGGCGACGACATCTCCTGGACGGCCGGCTGGGCCGAGGGCGCCGTGCAGACCGCGCTGAACGCGGTCTGGGGCGTCATGCACCAGCTGGGCGGGGCGACCGACCCGACCAACCCCGGGCCCGGCGACGTCTACGACGAGATCGCGCCGGTGGAACTGCCCGAGGACTAG
- a CDS encoding TIGR03619 family F420-dependent LLM class oxidoreductase, translating into MAARLGLSLPQTRQFDIGRDVPDVARTAEEIGYESLWVFERALFPDPATQGLYGVPNLPWPDLYRGVAEPLVTLTLAAAATRRARLGTSVLVAPLHGPFQLARALATLDAASGGRVVAGLGTGWSLDEYAAAGVAPFEERGQVLDEVLDVCRAVWGPDPVSYEGRLTKIESAVVAPKPARPIPILLPAFSKKALTRLVDRGDGWQPVAQGGADQLAGQWRQVQDFAAERGRTEPIQSVARINARYSAKAYDGADRQPFQGNVDQIVSDLVPYAEIGLDEYFVDLQDGPRDAEELKDLAAEVYTAARAAGI; encoded by the coding sequence ATGGCTGCTCGGCTGGGTCTGAGTCTTCCTCAAACACGCCAGTTCGACATCGGTCGTGACGTCCCGGACGTGGCGCGCACGGCTGAGGAGATCGGCTACGAGAGCCTGTGGGTGTTCGAGCGCGCCCTGTTCCCGGACCCTGCCACGCAGGGGCTGTACGGCGTCCCGAACCTGCCCTGGCCCGACTTGTACCGCGGCGTCGCCGAGCCGCTGGTGACACTGACACTGGCCGCGGCCGCCACACGGCGGGCGCGGCTCGGCACCAGCGTCCTGGTCGCCCCGTTGCACGGCCCGTTCCAGCTGGCCAGGGCCCTGGCCACCCTGGACGCGGCGAGCGGCGGCCGGGTCGTGGCCGGCCTCGGTACCGGCTGGTCGCTCGACGAGTACGCCGCGGCGGGCGTGGCGCCGTTCGAGGAGCGGGGCCAGGTCCTGGACGAGGTCCTCGACGTGTGCCGCGCGGTGTGGGGCCCGGACCCGGTGTCGTACGAGGGCCGCCTGACCAAGATCGAGTCGGCTGTGGTCGCCCCGAAGCCGGCCCGGCCGATCCCGATCCTGCTGCCCGCCTTCAGCAAGAAGGCGCTGACCCGGCTCGTGGACCGCGGCGACGGCTGGCAGCCCGTCGCCCAGGGGGGCGCCGACCAACTCGCCGGCCAGTGGCGGCAGGTGCAGGACTTCGCGGCGGAGCGCGGACGCACCGAGCCGATCCAGTCGGTGGCGCGTATCAACGCGCGCTACTCCGCCAAGGCCTACGACGGCGCGGACCGCCAGCCCTTCCAGGGCAACGTCGACCAGATCGTCTCGGACCTGGTGCCGTACGCCGAGATCGGCCTCGACGAGTACTTCGTCGACCTCCAGGACGGCCCGCGGGACGCCGAGGAGCTCAAGGACCTGGCCGCCGAGGTGTACACGGCGGCGCGGGCGGCCGGAATCTGA
- a CDS encoding DUF5995 family protein, whose amino-acid sequence MTQLEQFTTPVDAIASRMRTLAATLPERDGIAVFNRVYLTVTEEVERRLGAGEFPDGEAAVTLDVRFAERYLRVAEEGSPPACWRPLFQFRRHPGVRPLQFALAGINAHIGHDLALAVVDTCRTLRCEPADLEDEFERVGDLLVSLEERVREDLMPGPDLLQIADPLTHLLGSWSLERARDAAWSAARALWALRGLPDLAEEFADRLGAAVGLAGRMLLTPLGDRSGHIAAYGT is encoded by the coding sequence ATGACGCAGTTGGAACAGTTCACCACCCCCGTGGACGCCATCGCCTCCCGGATGCGCACCCTGGCGGCGACCCTGCCGGAGCGGGACGGAATCGCGGTCTTCAACCGCGTCTACCTCACCGTCACGGAGGAGGTCGAACGGCGCCTGGGCGCGGGGGAATTCCCGGACGGCGAGGCCGCGGTCACGCTGGATGTACGTTTCGCCGAGCGCTATCTGCGCGTGGCCGAGGAGGGGTCCCCGCCCGCCTGCTGGCGCCCGCTGTTCCAGTTCCGGCGCCATCCCGGAGTACGCCCGCTGCAGTTCGCGCTCGCCGGCATCAACGCGCACATCGGACACGATCTGGCGCTCGCCGTCGTGGACACCTGTCGTACGCTCCGCTGCGAACCAGCCGATCTGGAGGATGAGTTCGAGCGCGTGGGTGACCTCCTCGTCTCGCTGGAGGAGCGCGTCCGCGAAGATCTGATGCCGGGCCCCGACCTCCTCCAGATCGCCGATCCGCTCACCCATCTGCTCGGCTCGTGGAGCCTGGAGAGGGCCCGCGACGCGGCCTGGTCGGCGGCGCGGGCCCTGTGGGCGCTGCGCGGACTCCCCGACCTCGCCGAGGAGTTCGCCGACCGGCTCGGCGCCGCGGTCGGTCTGGCGGGCCGGATGCTGCTCACGCCCCTGGGGGACCGATCCGGCCATATCGCCGCGTACGGCACGTAA